A single window of Ictalurus punctatus breed USDA103 chromosome 27, Coco_2.0, whole genome shotgun sequence DNA harbors:
- the gpt2 gene encoding alanine aminotransferase 2 isoform X3: protein MGGKKPFTEVIKANIGDAHAMGQRPITFLRQVVALCTFPELMDSPSFPEDAKWRARRILQGCGGQSVGAYSASDGVQCIREDIAAYVEQRDQGVPANRDNVFLTTGASDGIMTVLKLLVSGEGRNRTGVMIPIPQYPLYSAAIAELGAVQINYYLDEDNCWALDVNELHRAYQAAKQHCQPRVLCIINPGNPTGQVQSKKCIEDVLHFAYEENLFVMADEVYQDNVYAPDCQFHSFKKVLYEMGPEYFNSVELASFHSTSKGYTGECGFRGGFMEIVNLDPEVRAQLVKLLSVRLCPPVAGQAAMDVIVNPPRPDEPSFGRFHEEKAAVLGALADKAKLTEQILNTVPGIKCNPVQGAMYAFPQVFIPPKAVEEAKALGMQPDMLYCLRLLEETGICVVPGSGFGQREGTYHFRMTILPSPEKLKVLLEKLRDFHIGFLNQYSDLQEPQCRVPA, encoded by the exons ATG GGGGGGAAGAAGCCCTTCACCGAGGTCATCAAAGCCAACATCGGAGATGCCCACGCTATGGGACAGCGACCGATCACGTTCCTGAGACAG GTGGTGGCGCTCTGCACGTTCCCCGAGCTCATGGACAGCCCGAGTTTCCCCGAGGACGCAAAGTGGAGAGCACGGCGCATCCTGCAGGGCTGCGGGGGACAAAgcgtgg GAGCGTACAGCGCCAGTGACGGGGTGCAGTGTATCCGGGAGGACATCGCAGCCTACGTCGAGCAGAGAGATCAGGGAGTACCAGCTAACCGGGACAACGTCTTCCTCACCACCGGGGCCAGCGATGGCATCATG ACCGTTCTGAAGCTGCTGGTGTCAGGTGAAGGTCGGAACCGTACGGGGGTGATGATCCCCATCCCTCAGTACCCGCTTTACTCGGCCGCCATCGCCGAGCTGGGCGCCGTGCAGATCAATTACTACCTGGACGAGGACAACTGCTGGGCGCTGGACGTCAACGAGCTCCACCGAGCGTACCAGGCGGCGAAACAGCACTGCCAGCCCCGAGTGCTCTGCATCATCAACCCCGGAAACCCCACCG GTCAGGTCCAGAGCAAGAAGTGTATCGAGGACGTCCTGCACTTCGCCTACGAGGAAAACCTCTTTGTTATGGCCGATGAG GTGTATCAGGACAACGTGTACGCTCCCGACTGCCAGTTCCACTCGTTTAAGAAGGTGCTGTACGAAATGGGGCCGGAGTACTTTAACAGCGTGGAGCTGGCCTCCTTCCACTCCACCTCCAAAGGTTACACGGGAGA GTGTGGCTTCAGAGGAGGCTTTATGGAGATCGTTAACCTGGACCCGGAGGTCAGGGCCCAGCTGGTGAAGCTGCTCTCGGTCAGATTGTGCCCTCCCGTGGCCGGACAGGCTGCCATGGACGTGATCGTGAATCCTCCTCGACCGGACGAGCCGTCCTTCGGGCGATTCCACGAG GAAAAGGCAGCAGTGCTGGGAGCTCTAGCAGACAAAGCGAAGTTGACGGAGCAGATCCTCAACACGGTGCCCGGGATCAAGTGTAATCCCGTGCAGGGCGCCATGTACGCGTTCCCGCAGGTTTTCATCCCTCCGAAAGCAGTGGAAGAAGCGAAG GCTTTGGGAATGCAGCCGGACATGCTGTACTGCCTGCGGCTCCTCGAGGAAACGGGAATCTGCGTGGTGCCTGGCAGCGGCTTCGGGCAGCGCGAGGGCACGTACCATTTCAG AATGACCATCTTGCCATCTCCGGAGAAGCTGAAAGTGCTCCTGGAGAAGCTGCGAGATTTCCACATCGGGTTTCTGAACCAGTACTCGGACCTACAGGAGCCTCAGTGCAGAGTCCCAGCATGA
- the cdca9 gene encoding borealin-2 isoform X2, which translates to MAARRTRKGSQSSEGVQRDQAADKLRKRKELFIQQFEKEAQERINEMEAKLDKLLATLDRAVKIEMMKLPQSLHTTLMKDILSAQETSVGEVTMVIGSVSPEISKPLSRKPSKKGKASTPMTAAQRSTGQVKTDDDNKRRPRKKMQPSNSTGNLRCVSTVGAKRTQGRVLKLSDQALRLGGNMKLLSRSLSDDLSGLATATITTSLGETLFLSEENKDEVKLELLDEMALCQMQKIKVRDVETLRS; encoded by the exons ATGGCTGCCAGAAGAACTCGTAAAGGAAGCCAAAGCTCCGAAGGTGTCCAGAGAGACCAAGCAGCTGATAAACTCAGGAAAAGGAAAGAGCTGTTCATTCAGCAGTTTGAGAAAGAAG CACAGGAACGCATAAATGAAATGGAGGCCAAATTGGACAAATTATTAGCAACACTGGACCGAGCAGTGAAAATCGAGATGATGAAACTGCCTCAGTCTCTTCATACGACGTTGATGAAAGATATATTGAGTG CGCAGGAAACATCTGTTGGAGAAGTTACAATGGTGATCGGG TCTGTGTCTCCGGAGATTAGCAAGCCCCTCAGCAGAAAGCCCAGCAAAAAAG GTAAGGCGAGCACGCCAATGACCGCAGCACAACGATCAACAGGTCAGGTGAAGACGGACGACGATAACAAG AGAAGGCCCAGGAAGAAAATGCAGCCCAGTAACAGCACTGGGAATCTGAG ATGCGTCTCAACGGTCGGTGCCAAAAGAACTCAAGGCCGCGTGCTGAAGCTGAGCGACCAAGCTCTTCGGCTAGGTGGTAATATGAA ACTACTGAGCCGGTCACTTAGTGACGATCTCTCAGGACTCGCTACAGCCACCATCACCACCTCTCTCGGAGAG ACTTTGTTTCTGTCGGAGGAGAACAAGGATGAAGTCAAACTTGAACTTCTGGATGAGATGGCTTTATGCCAGATGCAAAAGATTAAGGTGAGGGACGTGGAAACGCTGAG GAGCTGA
- the c27h16orf87 gene encoding UPF0547 protein C16orf87 homolog, translating into MSANKVKKVKMATKSCPECDQQIPVACKSCPCGYVFISRKLLREPPAIDKSDAKRRRPERIRREKINLTSTNDMENRRRSRSNSQSDTIRRGRGRPKTVGLKKQEEEKEKQEREVDIYANLSDEKAFVFSVALAEINRKILGQRLIL; encoded by the exons atgtcCGCAAATAAAGTGAAGAAAGTGAAAATGGCTACCAAATCATGTCCAGAATGTGACCAACAG ATCCCTGTGGCCTGTAAGTCGTGCCCTTGCGGTTACGTCTTCATCAGTCGAAAGCTGCTCAGAGAGCCGCCTGCTATAG ACAAATCGGACGCCAAGAGAAGACGACCAGAAAGAATAAGAAGGGAGAAGATCAACTTGACCTCCACCAATGATATGGAGAACAGGAGGCGGTCCCGCTCCAACAGCCAATCGGATACCATCCGGAGAGGGCGGGGCAGGCCGAAGACCGTCGGCTTGaagaagcaggaggaggagaaag AAAAACAGGAGCGGGAGGTCGATATTTACGCCAACCTGTCGGACGAGAAGGCTTTCGTTTTCTCCGTGGCCTTAGCCGAGATCAACCGTAAGATCCTGGGCCAGAGACTGATCCTGTAA
- the gpt2 gene encoding alanine aminotransferase 2 isoform X1: MYRLQVLANRGLISGAVDQCAVLRRAPEKWRCGLARYSTAEATAASAAAALGKTKPRDKILSMENLNPQVKAVEYAVRGPIVIKAAEIERIIQQGGKKPFTEVIKANIGDAHAMGQRPITFLRQVVALCTFPELMDSPSFPEDAKWRARRILQGCGGQSVGAYSASDGVQCIREDIAAYVEQRDQGVPANRDNVFLTTGASDGIMTVLKLLVSGEGRNRTGVMIPIPQYPLYSAAIAELGAVQINYYLDEDNCWALDVNELHRAYQAAKQHCQPRVLCIINPGNPTGQVQSKKCIEDVLHFAYEENLFVMADEVYQDNVYAPDCQFHSFKKVLYEMGPEYFNSVELASFHSTSKGYTGECGFRGGFMEIVNLDPEVRAQLVKLLSVRLCPPVAGQAAMDVIVNPPRPDEPSFGRFHEEKAAVLGALADKAKLTEQILNTVPGIKCNPVQGAMYAFPQVFIPPKAVEEAKALGMQPDMLYCLRLLEETGICVVPGSGFGQREGTYHFRMTILPSPEKLKVLLEKLRDFHIGFLNQYSDLQEPQCRVPA; the protein is encoded by the exons ATGTACAGATTGCAGGTTCTCGCAAACCGGGGGTTGATCTCCGGGGCTGTGGATCAGTGTGCGGTGTTAAGGCGCGCGCCTGAGAAGTGGAGGTGCGGGTTGGCGCGGTACAGCACCGCCGAGGCGACCGcagcatcagcagcagcagctctggGGAAGACCAAGCCGAGAGATAAGATATTGAGCATGGAGAACCTGAACCCGCAGGTGAAGGCCGTGGAGTACGCGGTGAGAGGACCAATCGTCATTAAAGCCGCCGAGATCGAGAGAATAATACAGCAG GGGGGGAAGAAGCCCTTCACCGAGGTCATCAAAGCCAACATCGGAGATGCCCACGCTATGGGACAGCGACCGATCACGTTCCTGAGACAG GTGGTGGCGCTCTGCACGTTCCCCGAGCTCATGGACAGCCCGAGTTTCCCCGAGGACGCAAAGTGGAGAGCACGGCGCATCCTGCAGGGCTGCGGGGGACAAAgcgtgg GAGCGTACAGCGCCAGTGACGGGGTGCAGTGTATCCGGGAGGACATCGCAGCCTACGTCGAGCAGAGAGATCAGGGAGTACCAGCTAACCGGGACAACGTCTTCCTCACCACCGGGGCCAGCGATGGCATCATG ACCGTTCTGAAGCTGCTGGTGTCAGGTGAAGGTCGGAACCGTACGGGGGTGATGATCCCCATCCCTCAGTACCCGCTTTACTCGGCCGCCATCGCCGAGCTGGGCGCCGTGCAGATCAATTACTACCTGGACGAGGACAACTGCTGGGCGCTGGACGTCAACGAGCTCCACCGAGCGTACCAGGCGGCGAAACAGCACTGCCAGCCCCGAGTGCTCTGCATCATCAACCCCGGAAACCCCACCG GTCAGGTCCAGAGCAAGAAGTGTATCGAGGACGTCCTGCACTTCGCCTACGAGGAAAACCTCTTTGTTATGGCCGATGAG GTGTATCAGGACAACGTGTACGCTCCCGACTGCCAGTTCCACTCGTTTAAGAAGGTGCTGTACGAAATGGGGCCGGAGTACTTTAACAGCGTGGAGCTGGCCTCCTTCCACTCCACCTCCAAAGGTTACACGGGAGA GTGTGGCTTCAGAGGAGGCTTTATGGAGATCGTTAACCTGGACCCGGAGGTCAGGGCCCAGCTGGTGAAGCTGCTCTCGGTCAGATTGTGCCCTCCCGTGGCCGGACAGGCTGCCATGGACGTGATCGTGAATCCTCCTCGACCGGACGAGCCGTCCTTCGGGCGATTCCACGAG GAAAAGGCAGCAGTGCTGGGAGCTCTAGCAGACAAAGCGAAGTTGACGGAGCAGATCCTCAACACGGTGCCCGGGATCAAGTGTAATCCCGTGCAGGGCGCCATGTACGCGTTCCCGCAGGTTTTCATCCCTCCGAAAGCAGTGGAAGAAGCGAAG GCTTTGGGAATGCAGCCGGACATGCTGTACTGCCTGCGGCTCCTCGAGGAAACGGGAATCTGCGTGGTGCCTGGCAGCGGCTTCGGGCAGCGCGAGGGCACGTACCATTTCAG AATGACCATCTTGCCATCTCCGGAGAAGCTGAAAGTGCTCCTGGAGAAGCTGCGAGATTTCCACATCGGGTTTCTGAACCAGTACTCGGACCTACAGGAGCCTCAGTGCAGAGTCCCAGCATGA
- the gpt2 gene encoding alanine aminotransferase 2 isoform X4: protein MGQRPITFLRQVVALCTFPELMDSPSFPEDAKWRARRILQGCGGQSVGAYSASDGVQCIREDIAAYVEQRDQGVPANRDNVFLTTGASDGIMTVLKLLVSGEGRNRTGVMIPIPQYPLYSAAIAELGAVQINYYLDEDNCWALDVNELHRAYQAAKQHCQPRVLCIINPGNPTGQVQSKKCIEDVLHFAYEENLFVMADEVYQDNVYAPDCQFHSFKKVLYEMGPEYFNSVELASFHSTSKGYTGECGFRGGFMEIVNLDPEVRAQLVKLLSVRLCPPVAGQAAMDVIVNPPRPDEPSFGRFHEEKAAVLGALADKAKLTEQILNTVPGIKCNPVQGAMYAFPQVFIPPKAVEEAKALGMQPDMLYCLRLLEETGICVVPGSGFGQREGTYHFRMTILPSPEKLKVLLEKLRDFHIGFLNQYSDLQEPQCRVPA, encoded by the exons ATGGGACAGCGACCGATCACGTTCCTGAGACAG GTGGTGGCGCTCTGCACGTTCCCCGAGCTCATGGACAGCCCGAGTTTCCCCGAGGACGCAAAGTGGAGAGCACGGCGCATCCTGCAGGGCTGCGGGGGACAAAgcgtgg GAGCGTACAGCGCCAGTGACGGGGTGCAGTGTATCCGGGAGGACATCGCAGCCTACGTCGAGCAGAGAGATCAGGGAGTACCAGCTAACCGGGACAACGTCTTCCTCACCACCGGGGCCAGCGATGGCATCATG ACCGTTCTGAAGCTGCTGGTGTCAGGTGAAGGTCGGAACCGTACGGGGGTGATGATCCCCATCCCTCAGTACCCGCTTTACTCGGCCGCCATCGCCGAGCTGGGCGCCGTGCAGATCAATTACTACCTGGACGAGGACAACTGCTGGGCGCTGGACGTCAACGAGCTCCACCGAGCGTACCAGGCGGCGAAACAGCACTGCCAGCCCCGAGTGCTCTGCATCATCAACCCCGGAAACCCCACCG GTCAGGTCCAGAGCAAGAAGTGTATCGAGGACGTCCTGCACTTCGCCTACGAGGAAAACCTCTTTGTTATGGCCGATGAG GTGTATCAGGACAACGTGTACGCTCCCGACTGCCAGTTCCACTCGTTTAAGAAGGTGCTGTACGAAATGGGGCCGGAGTACTTTAACAGCGTGGAGCTGGCCTCCTTCCACTCCACCTCCAAAGGTTACACGGGAGA GTGTGGCTTCAGAGGAGGCTTTATGGAGATCGTTAACCTGGACCCGGAGGTCAGGGCCCAGCTGGTGAAGCTGCTCTCGGTCAGATTGTGCCCTCCCGTGGCCGGACAGGCTGCCATGGACGTGATCGTGAATCCTCCTCGACCGGACGAGCCGTCCTTCGGGCGATTCCACGAG GAAAAGGCAGCAGTGCTGGGAGCTCTAGCAGACAAAGCGAAGTTGACGGAGCAGATCCTCAACACGGTGCCCGGGATCAAGTGTAATCCCGTGCAGGGCGCCATGTACGCGTTCCCGCAGGTTTTCATCCCTCCGAAAGCAGTGGAAGAAGCGAAG GCTTTGGGAATGCAGCCGGACATGCTGTACTGCCTGCGGCTCCTCGAGGAAACGGGAATCTGCGTGGTGCCTGGCAGCGGCTTCGGGCAGCGCGAGGGCACGTACCATTTCAG AATGACCATCTTGCCATCTCCGGAGAAGCTGAAAGTGCTCCTGGAGAAGCTGCGAGATTTCCACATCGGGTTTCTGAACCAGTACTCGGACCTACAGGAGCCTCAGTGCAGAGTCCCAGCATGA
- the gpt2 gene encoding alanine aminotransferase 2 isoform X2 — protein sequence MYRLQVLANRGLISGAVDQCAVLRRAPEKWRCGLARYSTAEATAASAAAALGKTKPRDKILSMENLNPQVKAVEYAVRGPIVIKAAEIERIIQQVVALCTFPELMDSPSFPEDAKWRARRILQGCGGQSVGAYSASDGVQCIREDIAAYVEQRDQGVPANRDNVFLTTGASDGIMTVLKLLVSGEGRNRTGVMIPIPQYPLYSAAIAELGAVQINYYLDEDNCWALDVNELHRAYQAAKQHCQPRVLCIINPGNPTGQVQSKKCIEDVLHFAYEENLFVMADEVYQDNVYAPDCQFHSFKKVLYEMGPEYFNSVELASFHSTSKGYTGECGFRGGFMEIVNLDPEVRAQLVKLLSVRLCPPVAGQAAMDVIVNPPRPDEPSFGRFHEEKAAVLGALADKAKLTEQILNTVPGIKCNPVQGAMYAFPQVFIPPKAVEEAKALGMQPDMLYCLRLLEETGICVVPGSGFGQREGTYHFRMTILPSPEKLKVLLEKLRDFHIGFLNQYSDLQEPQCRVPA from the exons ATGTACAGATTGCAGGTTCTCGCAAACCGGGGGTTGATCTCCGGGGCTGTGGATCAGTGTGCGGTGTTAAGGCGCGCGCCTGAGAAGTGGAGGTGCGGGTTGGCGCGGTACAGCACCGCCGAGGCGACCGcagcatcagcagcagcagctctggGGAAGACCAAGCCGAGAGATAAGATATTGAGCATGGAGAACCTGAACCCGCAGGTGAAGGCCGTGGAGTACGCGGTGAGAGGACCAATCGTCATTAAAGCCGCCGAGATCGAGAGAATAATACAGCAG GTGGTGGCGCTCTGCACGTTCCCCGAGCTCATGGACAGCCCGAGTTTCCCCGAGGACGCAAAGTGGAGAGCACGGCGCATCCTGCAGGGCTGCGGGGGACAAAgcgtgg GAGCGTACAGCGCCAGTGACGGGGTGCAGTGTATCCGGGAGGACATCGCAGCCTACGTCGAGCAGAGAGATCAGGGAGTACCAGCTAACCGGGACAACGTCTTCCTCACCACCGGGGCCAGCGATGGCATCATG ACCGTTCTGAAGCTGCTGGTGTCAGGTGAAGGTCGGAACCGTACGGGGGTGATGATCCCCATCCCTCAGTACCCGCTTTACTCGGCCGCCATCGCCGAGCTGGGCGCCGTGCAGATCAATTACTACCTGGACGAGGACAACTGCTGGGCGCTGGACGTCAACGAGCTCCACCGAGCGTACCAGGCGGCGAAACAGCACTGCCAGCCCCGAGTGCTCTGCATCATCAACCCCGGAAACCCCACCG GTCAGGTCCAGAGCAAGAAGTGTATCGAGGACGTCCTGCACTTCGCCTACGAGGAAAACCTCTTTGTTATGGCCGATGAG GTGTATCAGGACAACGTGTACGCTCCCGACTGCCAGTTCCACTCGTTTAAGAAGGTGCTGTACGAAATGGGGCCGGAGTACTTTAACAGCGTGGAGCTGGCCTCCTTCCACTCCACCTCCAAAGGTTACACGGGAGA GTGTGGCTTCAGAGGAGGCTTTATGGAGATCGTTAACCTGGACCCGGAGGTCAGGGCCCAGCTGGTGAAGCTGCTCTCGGTCAGATTGTGCCCTCCCGTGGCCGGACAGGCTGCCATGGACGTGATCGTGAATCCTCCTCGACCGGACGAGCCGTCCTTCGGGCGATTCCACGAG GAAAAGGCAGCAGTGCTGGGAGCTCTAGCAGACAAAGCGAAGTTGACGGAGCAGATCCTCAACACGGTGCCCGGGATCAAGTGTAATCCCGTGCAGGGCGCCATGTACGCGTTCCCGCAGGTTTTCATCCCTCCGAAAGCAGTGGAAGAAGCGAAG GCTTTGGGAATGCAGCCGGACATGCTGTACTGCCTGCGGCTCCTCGAGGAAACGGGAATCTGCGTGGTGCCTGGCAGCGGCTTCGGGCAGCGCGAGGGCACGTACCATTTCAG AATGACCATCTTGCCATCTCCGGAGAAGCTGAAAGTGCTCCTGGAGAAGCTGCGAGATTTCCACATCGGGTTTCTGAACCAGTACTCGGACCTACAGGAGCCTCAGTGCAGAGTCCCAGCATGA
- the cdca9 gene encoding borealin-2 isoform X1: MAARRTRKGSQSSEGVQRDQAADKLRKRKELFIQQFEKEAQERINEMEAKLDKLLATLDRAVKIEMMKLPQSLHTTLMKDILSAQETSVGEVTMVIGSVSPEISKPLSRKPSKKGKASTPMTAAQRSTGQVKTDDDNKRRPRKKMQPSNSTGNLRCVSTVGAKRTQGRVLKLSDQALRLGGNMKLLSRSLSDDLSGLATATITTSLGETLFLSEENKDEVKLELLDEMALCQMQKIKELMEYLCNKVKLSNTH, encoded by the exons ATGGCTGCCAGAAGAACTCGTAAAGGAAGCCAAAGCTCCGAAGGTGTCCAGAGAGACCAAGCAGCTGATAAACTCAGGAAAAGGAAAGAGCTGTTCATTCAGCAGTTTGAGAAAGAAG CACAGGAACGCATAAATGAAATGGAGGCCAAATTGGACAAATTATTAGCAACACTGGACCGAGCAGTGAAAATCGAGATGATGAAACTGCCTCAGTCTCTTCATACGACGTTGATGAAAGATATATTGAGTG CGCAGGAAACATCTGTTGGAGAAGTTACAATGGTGATCGGG TCTGTGTCTCCGGAGATTAGCAAGCCCCTCAGCAGAAAGCCCAGCAAAAAAG GTAAGGCGAGCACGCCAATGACCGCAGCACAACGATCAACAGGTCAGGTGAAGACGGACGACGATAACAAG AGAAGGCCCAGGAAGAAAATGCAGCCCAGTAACAGCACTGGGAATCTGAG ATGCGTCTCAACGGTCGGTGCCAAAAGAACTCAAGGCCGCGTGCTGAAGCTGAGCGACCAAGCTCTTCGGCTAGGTGGTAATATGAA ACTACTGAGCCGGTCACTTAGTGACGATCTCTCAGGACTCGCTACAGCCACCATCACCACCTCTCTCGGAGAG ACTTTGTTTCTGTCGGAGGAGAACAAGGATGAAGTCAAACTTGAACTTCTGGATGAGATGGCTTTATGCCAGATGCAAAAGATTAAG GAGCTGATGGAATATCTGTGCAACAAAGTCAAGCTGAGCAATACTCACTGA